In Cheilinus undulatus linkage group 16, ASM1832078v1, whole genome shotgun sequence, one DNA window encodes the following:
- the LOC121523237 gene encoding histone-lysine N-methyltransferase SETDB1-A-like isoform X2, whose product MMETDEFEMCKDDLQKWIRERVKKQLVSTGLSEKYRLVQSLLKRRKEQTTQLLKLCNSVAAFEAVVKKQYSLLGWEYRDTDSEDDNRDDDDDDDNFDDDHDKAKNFGNASPLQTPSPASTKLLSPKLKCNENPTVDIVTGLKNKPVVVLKKLPDCKAKTTCPPSPQSLCSETDSLIDADSDTHWEPEDNLSDSDYSVSGFTSGTQKRRNVERRNIKPTKRYAEFRASSMTAVKRVRKSPPRACTDSKDTEKSSASQSAGAKFNAKCVRKSSTQASTDSNAKDNREKSTASQSAGAKIKAKTDTKSSVQTSMDSKAKDEKQKSPASQSAGAKTDPKSDRKSPTQASTDSSAKDKGEKSSASQSAGTKTIIQINTEKASKTPSNTNVPEASPIIISTAFAISPDETRNARPALPEVELTVGMTVLARKKQMRWQRGEIVEILTREEEDVRVKYKVNFEEKGKSLVSGHHMAFNNQAKLEELYVGARVVINCPDSTSRFQTAILAELPSRRNRLRFLVFTDDHVPIYVGLPLLHLVCRPLENALDDLPAGPHKSFMTRYLRDWPYPHLTLYKVGQNITVELEGAQQRCDVVEIDSSLMQVLFVESQKKEWIYRGSTRLEHMIRILRLREMEGSKDDSG is encoded by the exons ATGATGGAGACAGATGAGTTTGAGATGTGCAAAGATGATCTTCAAAAGTGGATCCGTGAGAGGGTGAAAAAGCAGCTGGTCTCTACAGGCTTGTCAGAGAAATACAGGTTGGTGCAATCTCTGctgaagagaagaaaagaacagACTACCCAACTCCTGAAGCTTTGCAA ttcTGTGGCAGCTTTTGAAGCAGTGGTAAAGAAGCAATACTCTTTGCTGGGATGGGAGTACAGAGACACAGATTCTGAAGATGACAACCGTGATGACGATGACGATGATGACAATTTTGATGATGATCATGATAAAGCCAAAAACTTTG GAAATGCTTCTCCACTCCAAACCCCCAGCCCTGCATCTACTAAACTTTTATCACCAAAACTTAAATGCAATGAGAACCCAACAGTTGATATTGTTACAGGTCTCAAGAACAAACCAGTGgtggttttaaaaaaacttcCTGATTGTAAGGCCAAAACtacatgtccaccatctcctcaGAGTCTCTGCAGTGAGACAGACTCCTTAATTGATGCTGATTCTGATACACATTGGGAACCAGAGGATAACTTGAGTGACTCTGATTATTCAGTATCAGGTTTCACCAGTGGAACACAGAAGAGAAGGAATGTAGAGCGAAGAAATATAAAACCTACTAAGAGATATGCAGAATTCCGAGCAAGCTCAATGACAGCTGTCAAGAGAGTCAGAAAATCTCCACCTCGAGCTTGTACAGATAGTAAGGACACAGAGAAATCCTCAGCATCTCAGTCAGCTGGAGCAAAATTCAATGCCAAGTGTGTCAGAAAATCTTCAACCCAAGCCAGTACAGATAGCAATGCTAAGGACAACAGAGAGAAATcaacagcatctcaatcagcgGGTGCAAAAATCAAGGCTAAGACTGACACTAAATCTTCAGTCCAAACCAGTATGGATAGCAAAGCTAAGgatgaaaaacagaaatccCCAGCATCTCAGTCAGCTGGTGCAAAAACCGATCCCAAGAGTGACAGAAAATCTCCAACCCAGGCCAGTACGGATAGCAGTGCTAAGGACAAAGGAGAGAAATCATCAGCATCTCAGTCAGCTGGTACAAAAACCATCATCcagattaacacagagaaagCATCGAAAACCCCATCAAACACAAATG TGCCAGAAGCATCCCCTATCATCATATCAACAGCTTTTGCCATTTCCCCTGATGAAACCAGAAATGCCAGACCTGCTTTACCTGAAGTAGAGCTCACAGTTGGCATGACTGTCCTGGCACGGAAGAAGCAGATGCGATGGCAACGGGGGGAAATAGTGGAGATATTAACAAGAG aagaagaagatgtACGAGTGAAGTATAAAGTGAATTTtgaagaaaaggggaaaagtcTTGTGTCTGGTCATCACATGGCCTTCAACAACCAAGCGAAGCTGGAGGAGCTGTATGTTGGGGCTCGTGTGGTGATCAATTGTCCAGATAGCACGTCCCGGTTCCAGACTGCCATTTTGGCAGAACTTCCCAGCAGACGGAACCGACTaag GTTCCTGGTCTTTACTGACGATCACGTGCCCATCTATGTTGGTTTACCTTTACTCCACCTTGTGTGCAGACCAT TGGAAAACGCTTTAGATGACCTTCCAGCTGGTCCACACAAGTCCTTTATGACCCGGTACCTGAGGGACTGGCCGTACCCACATTTAACTCTGTACAAGGTGGGACAGAACATCACAGTCGAATTAGAAGGAGCCCAGCAGAGGTGTGATGTGGTGGAGATCGACTCCAGCTTGATGCAGGTCCTTTTTGTG GAAAGCCAGAAAAAAGAGTGGATCTATCGGGGCTCCACACGACTTGAACACATGATACGAATCTTAAGATTAAGAGAAATGGAGGGTTCAAAGGATGACTCTGGCTGA
- the LOC121523237 gene encoding histone-lysine N-methyltransferase SETDB1-A-like isoform X1 — protein sequence MLLFLDHGAMMETDEFEMCKDDLQKWIRERVKKQLVSTGLSEKYRLVQSLLKRRKEQTTQLLKLCNSVAAFEAVVKKQYSLLGWEYRDTDSEDDNRDDDDDDDNFDDDHDKAKNFGNASPLQTPSPASTKLLSPKLKCNENPTVDIVTGLKNKPVVVLKKLPDCKAKTTCPPSPQSLCSETDSLIDADSDTHWEPEDNLSDSDYSVSGFTSGTQKRRNVERRNIKPTKRYAEFRASSMTAVKRVRKSPPRACTDSKDTEKSSASQSAGAKFNAKCVRKSSTQASTDSNAKDNREKSTASQSAGAKIKAKTDTKSSVQTSMDSKAKDEKQKSPASQSAGAKTDPKSDRKSPTQASTDSSAKDKGEKSSASQSAGTKTIIQINTEKASKTPSNTNVPEASPIIISTAFAISPDETRNARPALPEVELTVGMTVLARKKQMRWQRGEIVEILTREEEDVRVKYKVNFEEKGKSLVSGHHMAFNNQAKLEELYVGARVVINCPDSTSRFQTAILAELPSRRNRLRFLVFTDDHVPIYVGLPLLHLVCRPLENALDDLPAGPHKSFMTRYLRDWPYPHLTLYKVGQNITVELEGAQQRCDVVEIDSSLMQVLFVESQKKEWIYRGSTRLEHMIRILRLREMEGSKDDSG from the exons ATGCTGTTGTTCCTGGATCATGGTG CCATGATGGAGACAGATGAGTTTGAGATGTGCAAAGATGATCTTCAAAAGTGGATCCGTGAGAGGGTGAAAAAGCAGCTGGTCTCTACAGGCTTGTCAGAGAAATACAGGTTGGTGCAATCTCTGctgaagagaagaaaagaacagACTACCCAACTCCTGAAGCTTTGCAA ttcTGTGGCAGCTTTTGAAGCAGTGGTAAAGAAGCAATACTCTTTGCTGGGATGGGAGTACAGAGACACAGATTCTGAAGATGACAACCGTGATGACGATGACGATGATGACAATTTTGATGATGATCATGATAAAGCCAAAAACTTTG GAAATGCTTCTCCACTCCAAACCCCCAGCCCTGCATCTACTAAACTTTTATCACCAAAACTTAAATGCAATGAGAACCCAACAGTTGATATTGTTACAGGTCTCAAGAACAAACCAGTGgtggttttaaaaaaacttcCTGATTGTAAGGCCAAAACtacatgtccaccatctcctcaGAGTCTCTGCAGTGAGACAGACTCCTTAATTGATGCTGATTCTGATACACATTGGGAACCAGAGGATAACTTGAGTGACTCTGATTATTCAGTATCAGGTTTCACCAGTGGAACACAGAAGAGAAGGAATGTAGAGCGAAGAAATATAAAACCTACTAAGAGATATGCAGAATTCCGAGCAAGCTCAATGACAGCTGTCAAGAGAGTCAGAAAATCTCCACCTCGAGCTTGTACAGATAGTAAGGACACAGAGAAATCCTCAGCATCTCAGTCAGCTGGAGCAAAATTCAATGCCAAGTGTGTCAGAAAATCTTCAACCCAAGCCAGTACAGATAGCAATGCTAAGGACAACAGAGAGAAATcaacagcatctcaatcagcgGGTGCAAAAATCAAGGCTAAGACTGACACTAAATCTTCAGTCCAAACCAGTATGGATAGCAAAGCTAAGgatgaaaaacagaaatccCCAGCATCTCAGTCAGCTGGTGCAAAAACCGATCCCAAGAGTGACAGAAAATCTCCAACCCAGGCCAGTACGGATAGCAGTGCTAAGGACAAAGGAGAGAAATCATCAGCATCTCAGTCAGCTGGTACAAAAACCATCATCcagattaacacagagaaagCATCGAAAACCCCATCAAACACAAATG TGCCAGAAGCATCCCCTATCATCATATCAACAGCTTTTGCCATTTCCCCTGATGAAACCAGAAATGCCAGACCTGCTTTACCTGAAGTAGAGCTCACAGTTGGCATGACTGTCCTGGCACGGAAGAAGCAGATGCGATGGCAACGGGGGGAAATAGTGGAGATATTAACAAGAG aagaagaagatgtACGAGTGAAGTATAAAGTGAATTTtgaagaaaaggggaaaagtcTTGTGTCTGGTCATCACATGGCCTTCAACAACCAAGCGAAGCTGGAGGAGCTGTATGTTGGGGCTCGTGTGGTGATCAATTGTCCAGATAGCACGTCCCGGTTCCAGACTGCCATTTTGGCAGAACTTCCCAGCAGACGGAACCGACTaag GTTCCTGGTCTTTACTGACGATCACGTGCCCATCTATGTTGGTTTACCTTTACTCCACCTTGTGTGCAGACCAT TGGAAAACGCTTTAGATGACCTTCCAGCTGGTCCACACAAGTCCTTTATGACCCGGTACCTGAGGGACTGGCCGTACCCACATTTAACTCTGTACAAGGTGGGACAGAACATCACAGTCGAATTAGAAGGAGCCCAGCAGAGGTGTGATGTGGTGGAGATCGACTCCAGCTTGATGCAGGTCCTTTTTGTG GAAAGCCAGAAAAAAGAGTGGATCTATCGGGGCTCCACACGACTTGAACACATGATACGAATCTTAAGATTAAGAGAAATGGAGGGTTCAAAGGATGACTCTGGCTGA